The following is a genomic window from Heptranchias perlo isolate sHepPer1 chromosome 6, sHepPer1.hap1, whole genome shotgun sequence.
TAGATTgcacctacgaccttctgactcagagacgagtttttttttattcgttcatgggatgtgggcgtcgctggcgaggccggcatttattgcccacccctaattgcccttgagaaggtggtggtgagccgccttcttgaaccgctgcagtccgtgtggtgaaggttctcccacagtgctgttaggaagggagttccaggattttgacccagcgacgatgaaggaacggcgatatatttccaagtcgggatggtgtgtgacttggaggggaacgtgcaggtggtgttgttcccatgtgcctgctgctcttgtccttctaggtggtagaggtcgcgggtttgggaggtgctgtcgaagaagccttggcgagttgctgcagtgcatcctgtggatggtacacactgcagccacagtgcgccgatggtgaagggagtgaatgtttagggtggtggatggggtgccaatcaagcgggctgctttgtcctggatggtgttgagcttcttgagtgttgttggagctgcactcatccaggcaagtggagagtattccatcacactcctgacttgtgacttgtagatggtggaaaggctttggggagtcaggaggtgagtcactcgccgcacaatacccagcctctgatacTCTGAGTGTGCTATACACTAAGCAACAGCTGACTGGTGTGATGAGACTAACATGAATTAACATGACCTGTTGCACTGATATACTGCCAGGAACCCTGCCCAATGTTAACATAATCCCGAGACActaccctcctccctctccctcatcctaACTTCCCAGAAACAGATTCGGTTATCCGTGTTATCGTTGCAGGaagcatttttattttattagcGACAGAAAATAACATGCCAATCACTCGCAATACAGGAGAAACGCAGAATACAGAATATGCAAGATGTGAGCCCCTGGAGCGGCCCCAGTCTATAAACTTCAAGCTGCACAGATCAGAGTAAAAGTACAGCTGTTGGAAATCTGCAGAAACTGCTGTGCAGATTCCACTGCACCATCAGCTAACAGTTCCTAACACTGCACTTTACATTAATTAAAAGATTATTAGCTCCTCCAGGAGTTGGCGAATGCattgaaagaaggaacttgcatttatttagcgcctttcatgacctcagaatatcCTAAAGTactttttcagccaatgaagtactttttgaagtgtagtcactgttgtaatgtaggaaacacggcagccaatttgtgcacagcaagatcccacaaacagcagtgagataaatgaccagataatctgtttttagtgatgttggttgagggataaatattggccccaggacaccggggagaactcaatAACTCTTACCACACGGGGCCATCAGGGGGAGATACAATGGACCATCAGGGGGAGATACAATGGACCATCAGGGGGAGATACAATGGACCATCAGGGGGAGATACACTGGATCATCAGGGGGAGATACACTGGACCATCAGGGGGAGATACAATGGACCATCAGGGGGAGATACAATGGACCATCAGGGGGAGATACACTGGATCATCAGGGGGAGATACAATGGACCATCAGGGGAAGATACACTGGACCATCAGGGGGAGATACACTGGACCATGGGAGGAGATACGCTGGACCATCAGGGGGAGATAAACTGGACCATCAGGGGGAGATACACTGGATCATCGGGGGAGATACACTGGACCATCGGGGGAGATACACTGGACCATCAGGGGGAAATTCACTGGACCATCAGGGGAGATACACTGGATCATCAGGGGGAGATACACTGGATCATCAGGGAGAGATACACTGGACCATCAGGGGAGATACACTGGACCATCGGGGGAGATGCACTGGTCCATCGGGGAGATACACTGGACCATTAGGGGGAGATACACTGGACCATCAGGGGAGATACACTGGATCATCAGGGGGAGATACACTGGATCATCAGGGATAGATACACTGGACCATCAGGGAAGATACACTGGACCATCGGGGGAGATGCACTGGTCCATCGGGGAGATACACTGGACCATTAGGGGGAGATACACTGGATCATCAGGGGGCGATACACTGGATCATCAGGGGGCGATATACTGAACCATCAGGGGGAGATACTCTGGATCATCAGGGGGAGATACACTGGACCATCAGGGGAGATACACTGGATCATCAGGGGGAGATACTCTGGATCATCAGGGGGAGATACTCTGGATCATCAGGGGGAGATACACTGGACCATCAGGGGAGATACACTGGACCATCAGGGAGAGATACTCTGGATCATCAGGGGGAGATACACTGGACCATCAGGGGAGATACACTGGATCATCAGGGGGAGATACTCTGGACCATCAGGGGGAGATGCACTGGACCATCAGGGGAGATACTCTGGATCATCAGGGGGAGATACTCTGGATCATCAGGGGGAGATACACTGGACCATCAGGGGAGATACACTGGACCATCAGGGAGAGATACACTGGATCATCAGGAGAGATACACTGGACCATCAGGGGGAGATACACTGGATCATCAGGGGGAGATACACTGGGTCATCAGGGGAGATACACTGGAACATCAGGGGGAGATACACTGGATCATCAGGGGAGATGCACTGGATCATCAGGGGGAGATGCACTGGATCATCAAGGGGAGATACACTGGATCATCAGGATAGATACACTGGACCATTAGGGGAGATACACTGGATCATCAGGGGGAGATACACTGGATCATCAGGGGGAGATACACTGGACCATCAGGGGAGATGCACTGGATCATCAGGGGGAGATACACTGGATCATCAGGGGGAGATACACTGGTCATCAGGGGGAGATACACTGGATCATTAGGGGGAGATACTCTGGACCATCGGGGTAGCTGTAGTCACAGTATTAATGATTAGATCACTAATACTGCCAGTTAAAGGTCATTTAGCTACTGGAAAAGAATGATTTCTCATGTTTCATTTGGTTCCTGAATATTTCAAAGGCCTTTGTTTGATTGAGCCTATCTTGGTATAGTTTCAACAATGGCTCATAATGTTTTCTCGAATTGTCATCACCGTTGTCTCTCTTGAAGGGATAGTATGGATTCCCCTCCTTGATATTCAAATTCTCGGCAACGAAGGGCCACAACTTTGCACAAGGGAGCATTGCGATTGCAAAATAAATTGGATGTTCTGTTAGCAGCTCCGAGAAACTCTCAACATAATCCTTGATGGCAGTTTGTGGTTCGATCGAGCTGATATCCTGTAATCATAGAAATAAACAACTAACAGAGAATTCAGATCACACCCATTTAAAGAAATCACATATTACCTAATCATCCTGCCTATCTGTAAGTTTTCGGATTATCTCTAATACATCTCTTTACATTCTTACGCATCTGTTTTACCCCAAGTTGCCCTTTTGactgcctttgttatctccagactcgactattccaatgttctcctgtccggcctcccatcttccatcctccataaacttgagctcattcaaaaaactctgctgcccgtatcctaactcgcaccaagtcccgttcacccatcaccccctgagctcgctgacctacattggctcccggtccgtcaatgccttgatttaaaaattctcatcctcgtgttcaaatctttCCCTGGCCtcgcctccctccctatctctataacctccccccagccctacaaccctccgagattctctgcgctcctccaattctggccttttgcgcatccccgatttccatcgctccaccattggcggccgtgccttcagctgcctcggccctaagctctggaattccctccctaaacctctccgcctctctctccccctttaagacgctccttaaaacctttgatcaagcatttggtcacctgtctccttctttggcttggtgtcaatttttgtctgattatggtcctgtgaagctccttgggatgtttcccTATGTTaatgacgctgtataaatgcaagttgttatttaaaTTGAGAAGCACGATTCCTGCCAAGCTCAGGGTTTAagagattgtaggaggaaagagaggctgaggtgagtaaagaaagaacttgtatttatgtagcgcctttcacaacctcaggacgtcccaaagcgttttacagccaatgaaatacttttaaagtgtcgtcactgttgtaatgtaggaaacacggcagccaatttgcgcacagcaagatcccacaaacagcgtcgtgataatgaccggatcatctgtttttactagtgatgtcggtcgagggataaatattggccccaggacaccggagagaactccccctgctcgtcATCGAATAgtggcagtgggatcttttacgcccacctgagagggcagacggggacctcggtttaacatctcatctgacagaCGGGCGGGTATTGCGATTCTGGCGTAGAATGAGGTAGAGTCGGAACACGCTGCAGTGAGTCTTGAGGAGTAGGGAAGTGGGAGATCATGCACagcagaggagaaaggagagagggaggttcAGTGGAGCAATGGCTGTAGTAGCATTAATAAACGAATACCTACTGTAATGTGATAAAAGTCCAATATATATTTTGTGTATTTCCGGTAGCTGTTACTCCTTCTCTCAAAGAAAGTTTGTAACTCCTTCTCGGAGCTGCCAGAAAGCTCCATGGCTATCATATTAATATAATGTGTAACCTTCACCAGATAGTAAAGATCCTGGATCATGAAAATCACGTAGCGTTCTGCTTCTAGTGTGTTACCGTCCATGCGTTTTAGGAAGTCGGTTTTGAGCGTTTCCTTCGCGATGTCGAGATTACTGTTCCATAACTTGTTGTATAAACTCTGTTTTATGCCTGCGAGGAAGACATCACAAGCGTGTTTTAAGTTTGGCTCAGTCGGTAAGTACTGTTGCTTCTGGATCTTGAAGATTGTAGGCTGTGGAGCCTCGCGACTGGACTTGGGGCCCCGAGATCCACGCAGATACTCCtgtgcggcactgagggagtgctgcagtgcccAGTGTGCCATCCTTGtgaaaccaaggccctgtttgaCCATTCAAGCTCTACTGGCAGGTGGAAAAAGCTGGCAATCTGGAAGGATGAGATGAaattgggctgaagggcctatctcatctgtatttatctaaTGAAGGTGTTCAAGGGAGAAGGAAAGTGGAGGGGGCAGCACTTTATGTTCAGGCTACTCCTTCTTTCTTTGTTTATTGAAAAAAAAGACCTAAGTATAAACACGTTCACATTGATGTCAATGaatattttaataatatttttaatatattcattctcgggatgtggacttCATTggcaaggcatttattgcccgtccctaattgccccttgagaaggtggtggtgagccgccttcttgaaccgctgcagtccgtgtggtgaaggttctcccacagtgctgttaggaagggagttccaggatatcgACCCTGCACCCATGAAGTTACGAGTTGATCTCTTGCAGCAATGCTGATGAAAGGTCAGAACTCGGGCTCGTatctgatgccctccacagtcaaatagcccaccggcactcactatccaggctcatgcatgaagaatgaccGCTCGGGTGGGACTCTATAGATGCTGGTTGCCTCAGGGCAAATcccatcttaaagaaggaggcctccaacaggcattaggctccttaTTCGCATATGCAAAAGAGCCTGGGTAAAGGAGGCCTCTTGTTTGCCCTTACCCAACATGGCGGGCAGAGCACTTCCGGCCAGAAATGAGCGtatgcttcctgcctgccatattggggcCTGAGTAGTCCGAGGAGCTAGGAACTGTTAACCCTCcatgattgccctggagtctccaggaatcgaaaattaatctccaggacactgctgggagaaaaatcatcggggcattaaaaaaatggtgtttttttttcattttctttgagcacttttgtttgttagttataaaaatacagGAGTCTGGGGaaaaaaaggctatttgactgacagtcaagaatcacccaGTTGAgtcatgaagagtctgttcgctttgcaattggccgtgggaaggcggtgtgccatgaggatggacgtgttgggtagACCagtggcgggagcgtgggggcgtGGCAGTGGGAGCTGCaatgtcatgtgatgaaacctccaggaatacatccaaccagagttggcaaccctacgagTTACAGGTACTGCCCGGACCAATTGCTAGGCCATAATTTACTCTTGGAgttcctctctccattattttagggctgcatatagtgacaccactattcccagaCAGACTAGAGATGATTGGGTAAATccccccccgtcaatcacgcctggagaccgcactgctgaaAGTGaccgggattgattttacgcacataattcgTATTATGGAACTACCCTCCACTCGCTCCCATTTtgttggagaaataatcctgcttttatcaggagaagttgctgcagtttcggtcatgagttcttttTGCTGCTGTTCGTAGAGGCGCtgcttaaatagactctgtagactgtttgctgcaggTTGTTTTTAAATGGGCTCTTTTTGCTGAgtcaatagactttgtttgctgcaaAATAGACTGTTGGCTGTGAGTCCTGCGCTAAGTCACGCCCCACctacaactcattggctgacacagtggtgtcaatagacactccgcTATTTTAGTGGAGCCCTTAATCAAGTTAAATTAAACAGGAGAGAGGAACTTTAGATAAACACATTAAACATTCACACACCATTATCCAACTCAAGGCAGCGGACATTTGAAAAATGTACAGTAATAAAGAAAGGATCATTTTGTTTCGTCTGACCTGCATGACCATTCACTGAAGATTGAAACAGAAAATTTGACTGCTCGTTAAACTTGTCCGTGTCATGTGAGGCTGGCAGACTGTTtaaaacaaacaaacacaaaaatATGAAGAATTTTACCGCTTGTTGCAAGTAAATCATGATTGAATGAAAAATAACTAATTTactttaaagtttaaaataactttacAACTCTGCTTACAAACTCCATCTTGCAGCTGCCTGCTGATATTACCAGGATCAATTTTTCATCGTTCTTCCGCCCTgacgccctccccctcccccaccccggacgGGATGGCAAGGTGCAAGTTCAATATTTCTAACCCACTAattaccccgccccccccccacgggACAGATAGCCAGGAAGTTCCCTAAATGCCACCCACCCCCTCAAACGGAGGGGGAGCAgggcgcggcgggggggggggatcggtgATCACCTtgcacctcccccacaccccgtCCGACTCGCACTCACGGTTACAGTCGGAGCTGGTAACGCAGGCAGATCCGCAGTTTTGTCTCAGTGCGAGGCTGTCAAGCTGGGGACTGTTGGGCCATGTATTTCAGAGTCTCACTACTCGCTGGGAAAAGAAGGactgcccaacatccagtctagtCTCACTCTTCCATATTTAAAGAAGAACCCCGGGTGTCCTTATCGAGCCGGTTGCAACAGATGGTGGGAACCACGGGAGCGCATCGGAGGATAGGTCACacggccgattttaactgcccgcccgtCCGTTCCTGCCGGGCGCAGAGCGTTAAAATCGCCTCTAACGTCCCCAAGAGATGACAGAATTGCTGGTGCAATTAATCCACAAGTACTGGAAACATTGAGGGATGGGGGGCAGGGGTAGAAATGGGCGAGCTGCTTCCCCCCCTCCAGAACCAATAACTATCTCCAGATGGATTTGTGTATTGGCTCAATCAACCCCTCCGTACAaagacataggaacatgggaagaggagcaggccattcagcccctcgagcctgctccgccgttcaattcaaccctggctgatctgtacctcaactccatttacccgcctttgctccctatcccttgatatccaacaaaaatcgatcgatctcagtcttgaaagctccaattgacccccagggtccacagcctttttgggggagagagttccagatttttactcccctttgtgtgaagaaatgcttcctgatttcacccctgaatggcctggctctaattttaagattatgtcctctcgttcttgatttcccccaccagaggaaatagttcccctgtatctacccaatcgaatccttttaccattttaaacacctcgacttcaagggttaagttacgaggagagattacacaaattgaggttgtgttctctagagtgtcgaaggttaaggggtgatctgatcgaagtttataagatattaaggggaacagatagggtggatagagagaaactatttccgctggttggggattctaggagtagggggcacagtctaaaaattagagcctaatcaggagtgagattagaaaacatttctacacacaaagggtggttgaagtttggaactctcttccgcaaacggcaattgatactagctcaattgctaaatttaaatgagagatagatagctttttggcaaccaaaggtattaagggatatgggccaaaggcaggtatatggagttagatcacagatcagccatgatcttattaaatggcggagcaggcacgaggggctgaatggcctaatcctgttcctatgttcctagatcacccctcaatcttctatactcaagggaatgcaagccaagtttatgcaaactgtcctcataatttaaccatctaAGTCAGGCAAAACAATTCTTTTCAAAATGTAGCTAACAGAGTTCCATTTTACATTCACAGCATATTGACCGTTACCATTTGAAGGAAGGCTCTGCTAATCTCACAGGAACTTCTGGTTTTGAAGACTAGCTGAAGAAAGGAGAGGCTTATCTCTCGTTATCTTTGGTTAGAATTTCACATTTCCGCTGTTATTTACCTCTCATCTCCATCAGCACAGTTTAAAGCATTCTCCCTGCAAACGTCCTTTCCTTCAAAGCGATCAGCTAAACCAAAGAAACAAAACAACAATGATGCTCAAATTGAGGGGAATAATTGGTCGTTGAGTTTCCTGCctacatttacctacataacaacagtccctACACTCTGCTTTCAGTCGTTCCAGCTATGTGATTAGGTACTATATAAATCCAGGGTGTGTCTTGCCAGGAAAGGTGATTGAGGTCATGAGACAGACTCATTCAAGATCCAGCcagatgctgtaatgggaaggTGGTGGATTCACTATTCTGGAGGGATGAGATTAAGTGAGTTGAAGAGTCTTCTTCATCAGACCTCACCTTGtgatctttctttcttacttactcttgctttttctctcctcctttcgtgactcttgctgaggtgcacttagaatcatagaatcatagaagtttacaacatggaaacaggcccttcggcccaacatgtccatgtcgcccagtttataccactaagctagtcccaattgcctgcacttggcccatatccctctatacccatcttacccatgtaactgtccaaatgctttttaaaagattgtacccgcctctactactgcctctggcagctcgttccagacactcaccaccctttgagtgaaaaaattgcccctctggacccttttgtatctctcccctctcaccttaaatctatgccccctcgttatagactcccctacctttgggaaaagattttgactatctaccttatctatgcccctcattattttatagacttctataagatcacccctaaacctcctactctccagggaaaaaagtctcagtctatccaacctctccctataagtcaaaccatcaagtcccggtagcatcctagtaaatcttttctgcactctttctagtttaataatatcctttctataatagggtgaccagaactgtacacagtactccaagtgtggccttactaacgccctgtacaacttcaacaagacatcccaactcctgcattcaatgttctgaccaatgaaaccaagcatgccgaatgccttcttcaccaccctatccacctgtgactccactttcaaggagctatgaacctgtactcctgcaCAGATATCCTGCAGAACCTCACTCAGGAGGCCATTCTTTGTTTGTAAGTGTGAATGTTTGCAAGTTATTCCACCATCGAAGCCTTCTCACCTAACGTCAAcaccagagagtggtgggaatgtggaactcgctaccacagggagtggctgaggcgaataacatggatacatttaaggggaatctggataaacaaacgagggggaaaggaatggaagggtgtgctgatagggtgagatgaagtaaatagagtgggcggaggctcgtgtagagcataaaccataggccgaatggcttctttctgtcctGTCGATTCTACATGATTCTATGTAGACCATTGCATTCTTTCCAGCAGGGGCTACTGGAGCGCAGTGAGAAGTGGGACACAGGAGATATCCGTCACTCTAAGCAACATGCATTGAGGCCAATCGAAGTTCCTTATTGCTGCCCCAGTTGATGAGCTGACCCAGCACAGAGTGGGGATCGAGCTC
Proteins encoded in this region:
- the LOC137322683 gene encoding uncharacterized protein, producing MTLCASVLLALAVLQIAVADRFEGKDVCRENALNCADGDESLPASHDTDKFNEQSNFLFQSSVNGHAGIKQSLYNKLWNSNLDIAKETLKTDFLKRMDGNTLEAERYVIFMIQDLYYLVKVTHYINMIAMELSGSSEKELQTFFERRSNSYRKYTKYILDFYHITDISSIEPQTAIKDYVESFSELLTEHPIYFAIAMLPCAKLWPFVAENLNIKEGNPYYPFKRDNGDDNSRKHYEPLLKLYQDRLNQTKAFEIFRNQMKHEKSFFSSS